The following is a genomic window from Armatimonadota bacterium.
GCCAGGTGGACTATCTGACGACCTCCACGTTGAGCCGCGCGGAGTTGGACAACTACGGCGTGATCCTCGCCCCGTTTGCAGCCGACATCGGCGCAGACGCCATGCGCAGGCTCACGGACTACGTGCGCGGAGGCGGCGTGCTGTTTGCCGATGTCGGCTTCGGGTGCATCCAGGCGGGCAAGGTCGTGACCGGCATGACGGATGCGGCGAAACGTCTCTTCGGGATCAGGCGCCTGACGGTCAGCGACAGCGGGCCCGGTCGGTTTGTCGCGACGGGAGATTTCGGCGAGCTTCTCGGCGGGTTGCAGGCCGGAGTTGACGCAACCGACAAGCTGCGCGAAATGGCGTTGGATGTGGAGCCTTCAACAGCCGTCGCGGCGCTGCGCGGCCCCGGCCGTCAGGGCCTGTATGTGAACCGTGTGGGCGAGGGCTATGCGATATTCTACAGCGCGCTCGCCTGGTCGTCTCCCAGCGCGACCGACCCTCTCATGGGGAAGATCCACAATGCGCTGTTTGCCCGCCGCGCGAGGATCGCGCTAACTGAAATCAAGCCCAGTGGTGACGATGCGGAAGAGTGGTCACAGGTCTTCGCGGAGCCATACTTCGCGCAGGGCTGCGAAGTCGCGCGTTTCGCGCAGGGCTATGCGCTGCAGAATCGAACGGATACCCACAGGGATGTCACCGCTCGAATAGACGAGCGGGTTGAGCATTACGGGCTTGCGCCGCGCAGCGTCGTGCTGGTCAGGGGCAGCGAGGTCATTCCGCTCGGCAGCGGGGTCTGGCCGGCGGAAACAGGGCCGGAGGGAGATGCAGGCGACCCCAATGCGCCGCTCGCCATTACCCAAATCTCGCTCGGCGGGAATGGAGCGCGCTATCTGGAAGGGCGGCGCTTGAGCCGGGCGCGGCTTCGCTGAAGCGGCGCATCGCGGGGTCAGGCGACCCCGCGCCCAGTGTGTCGCCCGGCCGTCGTTGAGCACGATGTGGGTAATGACCCCGATTAGCGGGGGTGAGCGCGATGGCCGAACAGTCCGCAGGGCGCCCGAGATCGGAAAAGCTGGCAGTAACAGCTGCGGTGCTCGTGTTCGCCGGGCTTGTGGTGGCGAGTTGGGTCGCCCTGACGCGGCCGTACAATTCGTATTTCTACGGCACGTACGTCTGCACCCATTGAGGGTCCAAGCGGATCGTCGATCGCCGGAGCATTGGGCGATTAATGTACCGCGAGCGTGTCACGCTCAGCGACACTGCGATCTCGCGGGCGCTCAACGCGCGTCACAAGCAGACGTGCCGCCATGAGTGGTATCTCATCGACTTTGGCCGCGGCATCGGCCCCTTGCTTAGGGAAATGGAACAGGGCGACTACTGGACGGAGTTCTCCGTCGTGCGGATGCTGATCCGCGATGACGGCTTCGCCCGGGAACTAGCCCAGATGCAGCACCCACGGCAGGTGTGGCACGCGCTCATGGGGGCCGGCGAGAAGTCGCCGGAGGACATGCATGGCCTGCTCGGCGGTTGGTGGGGTGCGGGGCCGGATCGCGAGCCATTCGCTGACTGGTGGGCGGCCAACGAGGAGCGCGTCCGGCAGCTTGCGTCGGGCAGCCGGCCGTAGGAATAGCGGCAGAATCGCGCTACGGCTCCTGCTGCTGCTGCTGCGCCAGTGCCTGGCGCACCTTGTCGCGGTGCGCCTCAGTCTCCCCCGCCAGTGTCTCCAGGAGCTGCCGCAGCTCCGCGCCGTCGCCTTCGAGGATCTCGAAATAGCGCCGTTCGAGCAAGGAGTCCTCGAGGTCAGCGCAGGCCGAGAGAATCTCGACTAGCGGGATGTCCCGGCGCCGTTCCGCCCCCCGGAGCTGTTGGCGCACGTTGTCGAGCGAGGTCAGGATCTCGCGCGAGCTGAACCGATCCGGGTTGACGCGAGCCGCCCCCGAGCGCGCCTTTTCCGCGAAACCGACGATCGACCGGGCGTGCTCGCGCTCCTCTGCGACGAGACTGTGGAAGAACTCCGCCTGCTCGGGGAACTTCTGCGCGTACGCCTCATAGAGGTCGGCGATTGCCGACTCGTGCGCCGCCATCAGGCCGATCGTCTCGAGCTGATCCGCGAGTGAACTCATCGCCGCCGCTCCTTCGAGGAACCGCGTCTCGGACATCTTGCTGATTCAACCGACCGGAGCCGCGCCCCTGCTCGACGATTCGGACGCGCGGGCGAAGGCCCACACCAGGCTGCTCACCCGCGAGCGCGGCCTCGGCGCGCTCCCGTGAGTCTCTCAATCACGGTTCACCGGGACATGCAGGGCGGTCCCTACCCCCCCTGCTTCAGCTCCAGCTTGGCTACTTTGCCGGTGGGGAGCTTGGGCAGTTGGTCGCGGAATTCAATTTCCTTGGGGCATTTGTAGGCGGCGAGATTGCCGCGGCAATACGCAATGATGTCCTCGGCGTTGCAGGCCTCGCCGGGGCGCAGCGCGACGACCGCCTTGACGCGCTCGCCACTGTACTCATCGGGAACCCCGATGATCGCGGCGTCCGCCACCTGGGGATGGCGATACAGCACTTCCTCCACTTCCCGCGGATACACGTTGAAGCCGCTCACCAGCACCATTTCCTTCTTGCGGTCAACGATGTAACAGTATCCGTCGCTGTCCACTTTGCCCAGATCACCAGTGTGGAACCATCCGGAGGTCATGGCTTCGGCCGTCTCCTCCGGCAGGTTGAGGTAGCCCTTGAAGATGTTCGGCCCGCGACAGACGACCTCGCCAACCTCCCCCACCGGCACCTCGCGATCATCTTCGTCAAAGATCTTGATTTCGACTCCCGGTATGGGCGGCCCAACCGAGCCGGGCTTGGTCTGCTCTCCGGCGGCGTTGGTGCAGAGCACCGGCGATGTCTCCGTCAGACCATATCCCTCCTGTATCGTGATGCCGTAGCGCTCGGCGAACCGCTCCAGGACTTTGACCGGCAGCGCCGCCGCGCCGGAATAGACGACGCGCAGGCTCGACAGGTCGAATTCCCGCGGAGACTCGAAACTGCTCATCGCGATGTACATCGGCGGCGCGCCATAGAACACGCTCACTCGCATCTGCTCAATCGTGGACAGCACGAGTTCCGGGTCGAAGCGTTCGATGATGATGCCGGTGCCTCCCGCGTACATCGGCGCGCCCAGGGCGACGTTCATGCCGTAGATATGAAACAGCGGCAGCACGAGCATGCTGATGTCGTCGGCTCTGAGTTCGTACCTCGGCAAGAACACCAGCGGCTCGCAATTGGAGATGAGGTTGTTGTGGGTGAGCATGGCGCCCTTGGGCCGCCCCGTCGTGCCGGAGGTGTAGCATACGACGGCAAGGTCCTCGGGGTCGATGTCCACCTGCGGACGCGCATTCTGGTCGCTTGCCAGGATGGCTGTCAGCGGCACGACCGAATCGTCCGGCGCTTCCCGCGCCACGATGACGTGCTCCAGAGTCGGCACCTTCGCGCGCACCGCCGCCGCGACCGGGTAGAGCGGCGCATCGCTGATGATCGCCTTGATGCCTGAGTCGTTGGCGATGTACTCGACCTCAGCGGCCTTGTACATCACGTTGAGCGGGACGAGCACCGCGCCCGTGCGCGCGATGCCATAGTAGGCGTAAACGAAATCGAGCCGATTGCCGATCTGCACCGCCACTCGATCGCCCTTGCCCACGCCAAGGCCGACGAGCGCATTGGCCACTCGGTTGATGCGTCGGTCGAGTTCGGCGTAGGTCACCGACTCGTCCTGGAAATGGAGGGCAGTCTTATCTGGCCTCAGGTCTGCCTGACGTTCGACGAGATCGCCCAGGTTCATGATCGTCCCTCCCAGGGGTCCTTTAGAGGAGTGTTCGTGCGGCACGAGCCAAGGTTTGCTGTCATGTCCCTTTCGCCGTGCGGCCTGCTGCTCCTGCGTCGGCGCCGTGCATGCCGGCCCTGCCGCCGCCGGCGCGCCATTTAATCCACAGCGCCGTACCACGCGGCAAGCTCGGCGCCGATCCGATGCGGACGGTCTTCCTGCACGAAATGAAGCCCCGGCCCGATGTCCACAGTCGCGAGATTCTTGAGCGTGCGGCGGCACCAGTCCACCAGCGGCGCCCTCAGAATCGCCCCAGGCGTCGCGTACAGCAGCAGCTTGGGCAGGTCGGATTCACGCAGTCTGCGGCTGTATGTCTCGACCGCCTCCGCGACATCGGCCGGCTCTCCCGCGACCGGTACTTCATTGGGCCAGCGCCACAGCGGCCTGCGACTGGCCGGCTCTTTGAACGGCTCCCGATAGTAGTCCATCTCCTCGTCGGTGAGCTTGCGCAACACGGCACTGGGCAGCACGTTCTCGACGAACGCGTTCCGATTGACGATCATCTCCCAGCCGACGTTCGGTGTCCTGAAGGTCTGGTACATCTCTCTGAGATCCGGCGGGAAGACGTCCCAACTGCGCACCGGCGCCAGGATGGCTTCCATGAAAGCCAATCCTTTGACATTGTGCTCGTGGCGCATCGCGTAGTGGAAGCCGAGCGCAGAACCCCAGTCGTGAATCACGAGCGTGATGTTCTGCAATCCCAGCTTCTCGATGAATCCCTCGAAGTATCTGGCGTGATCAAGGAAGCGGTACTCGATGTCGGGCTTGTCCGATCGGCCCATGCCGATGAGATCGAGGGCGACGCACCGCGCCGCGGAGGAGAGATGCGGGATGACGTTCCGCCAGAGGTAGGACCAGGTAGGCGTGCCGTGGACAAACAGGATCGGATCGCCGGCGCCTTGCTCGACGTAGTGCATTCTTGAGCCGAGCACGTCGGCGTAGTGGGATTCGTAGGGAAAGTCCGGGGAGATCGCTTCGTCAGTCATTTCACCTGACCCCGTTTCTCGCATAGTCAAGCGCCGGCGAACGCACCCACGCAGTGGAAGCCGCTCCCGCGGAGCAGCTGGCCCGATTCGGCGGAACACGGCGCGCGCATGCGTCGGCGCGGCAGCTCTCGACCGCGCGTTGGTGTCCTCGTCTTCGGCGCCTCCGCGGCCCGCTCCTGTCGCTGATAACGCGCCCGCATTCCGTGCGTTCGGCAAGCGCGCATCGGCCCGCGGTCACATCGGACCGCGGCGCTTGCCGCAGTAGGTACGTCGCTCCCATTCGCCGAAAAGCACCCCAACTCGTCCCCGGGCCTGTCGGGCCCTCAGCACTGACACATAGTCGCCGGCACTCGGGCGGAGTCGAGCACTCCTACGCCATGACCTTGCGCGCTATCATCATCGGACTGCTGTGCGCGGGCCTCATCGGACTCGCAACCCCGTACTCGGACCTCGTCATCGAGGGCTCCGACATGGTGGACAGCCACATGCCGCTCGGAGCCATCACCATCCTCGTGCTGCTCGTGCTGGTGGTCAACACGGCGTTGCGCCGCGTGAGGGAGCAATGGGCGCTGACGCGGCAAGAGCTGGCCACGATCTACATCATGACGCTGGTCTCGGCTGCGCTGCCCTCCAACGATGCCCTCGCGCGCCTCGCGCCGGCCCTTGCCGGGGCGTTCTACTNNNNNNNNNNNNNNNNNNNNNNNNNNNNNNNNNNNNNNNNNNNNNNNNNNNNNNNNNNNNNNNNNNNNNNNNNNNNNNNNNNNNNNNNNNNNNNNNNNNNGGTGATGGCCCGTGTTGCCCTCCCACCTCCACAGCGGCTCGAACTCGGCGGTGTACGCGTACACCTTGGCGTAGCGATCCTTGATAACGACGTCCTGACGCCGCCCCAGACCGCGGAGATCGGCGAGGACGATACAGTCCGCCGCGCGCAAGCCATCGGGCAGCGCGTGGCGGCGAATCTCGCGCCCCGTTGCACCCTCGAGTACGATGAGATCGCCCTCGGAGCTGTACAAGACCTCTGTCTTCCCGTCGCCGTTGAGGTCGTAGATGGTGCACGGCACGTCATAGCCGATGTCGGGCCTGCCTCCCCCACCTCGCTGCCACAGCACCTCGCCTTCAGGGTCTACCGCGACGAGCGCGGTCACCGACTGGTTGTCATTGCGCGCGCTCAGGAAATCCAGCCTGCCGTCGTTGTCGAGATCGCCGAGGGCGAGCCACGAGCCGCCGTTGGGGCCGAGCTGGATTGTTGCGCAAGGCGCGACGTGCTGCGGGGCCTCGGACGGCGCGAAAGCGAGCCGCTCGAAACGGACCTCGCGCACGGAGTGAAGCGCGCCGATGACGCTCAGGCGCCCGCCGAAGGGATAACGCGCGGAGGTGCTCGGAATGTCCCAGTATGCCTCGCCGTACTGCCCGGGCACGAAGGGGTCGCTCGTCACCGAGAGCTGCCAGTCGGGTTCGGGCTCCGTATCCGGCCACGTCTTGGCCCGTATCTCGATCGCAGGCGGGGAGAGCGCGCTGCCGATGTACCACGCCGGGCCATTCTCGTCTTGCTGCGCCGGCACCACCTCGACCGCCAGACAGAGGCGCTTGGCCTGAGGTGCAATGTGCTCGCCGAATACTTGCTCTTTGCCGTCGAGCGTGCGGCCGATCCGGAGTCTTGCGGACTCGAGTATCGCCCAATACCGGTCGCCGCCTTGCCCCGCGCGAAACGCGAGACCTGCGGGCTCATCCGAGGGCCTGACCACGCCCTCCCACCGGAAGTATTCCGCTTCTGACACGGCGCTGGCGACGGACATGTTAGTGCTCGCGCTCCTCCCTTCGGCGCCGGGTGACGACCCCGCGAGACATGCTGCGATGACGCAGAAGATAGCGATCGGCCTCACGCTCTTCTCCTTGCAGGGGAACCACACCTGGGAGGGCTCCGGAGTGAGGTTCTTCGTCGCACCCGGCCGGGCCTTGCTGCGGGCGCTGCGCGTCCG
Proteins encoded in this region:
- a CDS encoding long-chain fatty acid--CoA ligase, whose product is MNLGDLVERQADLRPDKTALHFQDESVTYAELDRRINRVANALVGLGVGKGDRVAVQIGNRLDFVYAYYGIARTGAVLVPLNVMYKAAEVEYIANDSGIKAIISDAPLYPVAAAVRAKVPTLEHVIVAREAPDDSVVPLTAILASDQNARPQVDIDPEDLAVVCYTSGTTGRPKGAMLTHNNLISNCEPLVFLPRYELRADDISMLVLPLFHIYGMNVALGAPMYAGGTGIIIERFDPELVLSTIEQMRVSVFYGAPPMYIAMSSFESPREFDLSSLRVVYSGAAALPVKVLERFAERYGITIQEGYGLTETSPVLCTNAAGEQTKPGSVGPPIPGVEIKIFDEDDREVPVGEVGEVVCRGPNIFKGYLNLPEETAEAMTSGWFHTGDLGKVDSDGYCYIVDRKKEMVLVSGFNVYPREVEEVLYRHPQVADAAIIGVPDEYSGERVKAVVALRPGEACNAEDIIAYCRGNLAAYKCPKEIEFRDQLPKLPTGKVAKLELKQGG
- a CDS encoding haloalkane dehalogenase — protein: MTDEAISPDFPYESHYADVLGSRMHYVEQGAGDPILFVHGTPTWSYLWRNVIPHLSSAARCVALDLIGMGRSDKPDIEYRFLDHARYFEGFIEKLGLQNITLVIHDWGSALGFHYAMRHEHNVKGLAFMEAILAPVRSWDVFPPDLREMYQTFRTPNVGWEMIVNRNAFVENVLPSAVLRKLTDEEMDYYREPFKEPASRRPLWRWPNEVPVAGEPADVAEAVETYSRRLRESDLPKLLLYATPGAILRAPLVDWCRRTLKNLATVDIGPGLHFVQEDRPHRIGAELAAWYGAVD
- a CDS encoding VCBS repeat-containing protein, which codes for MRPIAIFCVIAACLAGSSPGAEGRSASTNMSVASAVSEAEYFRWEGVVRPSDEPAGLAFRAGQGGDRYWAILESARLRIGRTLDGKEQVFGEHIAPQAKRLCLAVEVVPAQQDENGPAWYIGSALSPPAIEIRAKTWPDTEPEPDWQLSVTSDPFVPGQYGEAYWDIPSTSARYPFGGRLSVIGALHSVREVRFERLAFAPSEAPQHVAPCATIQLGPNGGSWLALGDLDNDGRLDFLSARNDNQSVTALVAVDPEGEVLWQRGGGGRPDIGYDVPCTIYDLNGDGKTEVLYSSEGDLIVLEGATGREIRRHALPDGLRAADCIVLADLRGLGRRQDVVIKDRYAKVYAYTAEFEPLWRWEGNTGHH